A section of the Pseudomonas lini genome encodes:
- a CDS encoding OmpP1/FadL family transporter, giving the protein MNKILVLAGVVLSSQIPNICFAANGTQLTGYGAKAAGMAGASVAFPQDAIAAANNPAGMAEVGSRIDGDFQILYVDTETEFLNSENKHSGKRYAPIPEFGVNFQVNDRLSLGFSTAASGVLFRYDDALIPNPNVDRAKGAFIQAIGLPTIAYKVTDQLSLGFSLALAAQRLEIQGIPLPDGSASNPAHGAEYSYGAGWRAGALWKANPWLSVGAMYASKIKMSSYNGYEDDLLSTVDGSIDIPEQYALGLAVKPTDSLTVALDWQHISWQNSDAYHQLFGWRSQDIVRLGAAYELSPEWTVRAGYSTTRKQFPSEYTLQNTLLVGINPKAATFGVTRSFKNNGELTLGYEYDLSTSSKGSGPSEGTKIHTNMGFVTVGYGWKF; this is encoded by the coding sequence GTGAACAAAATCCTCGTCCTCGCAGGTGTAGTCCTTTCGTCTCAAATCCCAAATATTTGCTTCGCAGCTAACGGAACGCAGCTTACCGGTTACGGGGCCAAAGCAGCGGGCATGGCGGGAGCTAGCGTCGCATTCCCTCAGGATGCCATCGCTGCGGCTAACAACCCTGCTGGCATGGCAGAAGTGGGTAGCCGAATTGATGGCGACTTCCAAATTCTGTACGTCGACACGGAAACCGAGTTTCTGAACAGCGAGAACAAGCATAGCGGCAAGCGTTATGCGCCGATTCCAGAATTCGGGGTGAACTTTCAGGTTAATGACAGGCTTTCATTGGGTTTCTCCACGGCGGCCAGCGGAGTACTGTTTCGCTATGATGACGCGCTTATTCCTAATCCAAACGTTGATCGGGCCAAAGGAGCATTTATCCAAGCGATAGGACTTCCGACCATCGCTTATAAGGTTACCGACCAGCTTTCCCTAGGGTTTTCTCTTGCATTGGCCGCCCAACGACTTGAGATACAAGGAATTCCTTTGCCAGATGGGAGTGCAAGTAATCCAGCGCATGGCGCTGAGTATTCCTATGGGGCAGGTTGGCGTGCAGGTGCTCTTTGGAAAGCCAATCCATGGCTTTCCGTAGGTGCGATGTACGCAAGCAAGATAAAAATGAGCAGCTATAACGGGTATGAGGATGATCTACTCTCTACCGTGGATGGTTCGATTGATATACCAGAGCAATATGCATTGGGTCTGGCAGTAAAACCAACTGATTCCTTGACTGTTGCACTGGACTGGCAACATATCTCTTGGCAGAACAGCGATGCTTACCATCAGCTATTCGGATGGCGCTCGCAGGACATTGTGAGGCTTGGAGCCGCTTATGAACTTTCACCGGAGTGGACAGTTCGAGCAGGCTACAGCACTACTCGTAAACAATTTCCTTCAGAATACACACTACAAAACACGTTATTAGTTGGTATAAATCCTAAGGCGGCAACATTTGGTGTAACTCGTAGCTTCAAAAACAACGGGGAGTTGACGCTTGGGTATGAATATGATTTAAGCACAAGTTCAAAAGGCAGCGGCCCAAGTGAGGGTACAAAAATACATACCAACATGGGCTTCGTGACAGTTGGGTACGGATGGAAGTTCTGA
- a CDS encoding AraC family transcriptional regulator: MVINPSEARDRRWSTSDARDLAPLNAFKAVVSAEIAEMSVESRLQDSFRASWTRYGLGPIDLNFLECDAQKTSRSIEMAKRDQRPFFELLYARKGRIQVSHCDEISEIPSGAFVLLSDQKPYSLEFPDGSVCLTAHMPEDWLRQWVPDPNRLVGKPLGLGVPWSLPLQGLLTAFADAGLETAPLPRFVLADQFGAMCALVANVKLPEKHNSELATRIKSFILEYYPNPTLTPATIAGHLGISTRHLHRVLATFNESYSGLLLETRLNKAAQLLATPSQAIVSISDIAWSVGFVDQSHFARLFKSAFNTTPSQYRSSLRQP, encoded by the coding sequence GTGGTCATCAACCCAAGTGAAGCTCGAGATAGACGGTGGTCTACATCCGATGCGCGAGACTTGGCGCCTCTGAATGCTTTCAAAGCAGTTGTTTCGGCAGAGATTGCTGAGATGTCCGTGGAAAGCAGATTGCAGGACTCATTTCGAGCCTCCTGGACGCGTTATGGCTTGGGGCCGATAGACCTCAACTTTTTAGAGTGCGACGCACAGAAAACCTCTCGCTCAATAGAAATGGCAAAGCGGGATCAGCGGCCCTTTTTTGAGCTGCTTTATGCGAGAAAAGGTCGAATCCAAGTCTCTCATTGTGACGAGATTTCAGAGATTCCTTCCGGTGCATTCGTCCTTCTTTCAGATCAAAAACCTTACTCTTTGGAGTTTCCAGACGGTAGCGTTTGCCTAACCGCACATATGCCAGAGGATTGGTTGAGGCAATGGGTACCAGACCCTAATCGTCTCGTAGGCAAGCCGCTGGGTCTAGGAGTGCCATGGTCGCTTCCATTACAAGGATTATTGACCGCATTTGCCGATGCAGGTTTGGAGACTGCGCCGCTGCCTCGTTTCGTGCTTGCTGACCAATTCGGCGCAATGTGTGCCCTAGTCGCAAACGTCAAATTGCCTGAAAAGCACAATTCTGAACTCGCTACCCGCATCAAAAGTTTCATCTTGGAATACTATCCAAACCCTACCCTTACCCCGGCTACCATCGCGGGACATCTCGGGATCAGCACCCGTCACCTCCACCGAGTGCTGGCGACTTTCAATGAGAGCTACAGCGGTTTGCTGCTTGAGACACGATTGAACAAAGCAGCCCAATTGCTAGCAACACCGTCACAGGCCATCGTATCCATCAGCGATATTGCTTGGTCGGTGGGTTTCGTCGACCAAAGCCATTTTGCTCGGCTGTTCAAATCAGCTTTTAACACTACCCCCTCTCAGTACCGCTCATCGCTCCGTCAGCCATGA
- a CDS encoding SDR family oxidoreductase, producing MIAITGASGQLGRLVIRYLLERRPADQVIALVRDPSKAQDLVELGVTLRKADYNEPETFTDALKGVDKLLLISSNEAGIRTIQHRAVIDAAKAAEINLIAYTSVLHADISTLGLAADHRDTEEALRASGVPHVLLRNGWYSENYLASVPTAVEHGALLGSAANGRISSAPRADYAQATAVVLTTEGQAGKVYELAGNRSYTLSDLASMISQKAGKPVIYQNLPQAEFEAVLISAGLPAGLAALLADSDAAAAHGALFDESGILGRLIERPTTSILDSLTDLVP from the coding sequence ATGATCGCAATCACCGGAGCCTCGGGCCAATTAGGCCGTCTTGTTATTCGATACCTGCTTGAGCGCAGGCCAGCCGACCAAGTAATCGCCCTGGTCAGAGACCCAAGCAAGGCTCAAGACCTGGTCGAACTGGGTGTGACTCTACGCAAGGCTGACTACAACGAACCAGAGACCTTTACTGATGCGCTGAAAGGCGTCGATAAACTGCTTTTGATTTCCTCAAATGAAGCGGGAATCCGAACTATCCAACACCGCGCTGTGATAGATGCCGCCAAGGCCGCAGAGATCAATCTCATTGCCTATACCAGTGTTCTACACGCTGATATCTCTACCTTGGGCTTGGCTGCTGACCACCGCGACACTGAAGAGGCCTTGAGAGCATCTGGCGTACCGCACGTATTACTTCGCAATGGCTGGTACAGCGAAAACTACCTGGCAAGTGTACCTACGGCTGTGGAACATGGCGCCCTGCTGGGCAGCGCGGCCAACGGTCGAATCAGTTCTGCACCACGCGCCGACTACGCCCAAGCTACTGCGGTGGTTCTGACCACTGAGGGGCAGGCAGGCAAGGTTTACGAACTGGCAGGTAATAGAAGCTATACCTTATCCGACCTGGCTTCGATGATTAGCCAGAAGGCTGGTAAGCCTGTGATTTATCAGAACCTGCCACAGGCTGAGTTTGAAGCAGTTTTGATCAGCGCTGGCTTGCCAGCAGGCTTGGCGGCGTTGCTTGCCGACTCGGATGCAGCGGCAGCGCACGGAGCGCTATTCGATGAAAGCGGGATATTAGGCCGTTTGATCGAACGACCGACTACGTCAATTCTGGACTCCTTAACTGATTTAGTTCCTTAG
- a CDS encoding winged helix-turn-helix transcriptional regulator, which translates to MSTATEVSNPFSAAVRRGDVQSADCPSREVLKHMTSRWGVLVLVMLLGGMHRFSGLRRKIGGVSEKMLSQTLQGLEFDGLIERKSLPVVPPHVEYSLTPMGQEAAQHIEGMVDWIEENLPRIMSHRREVGNFAPRNPG; encoded by the coding sequence ATGAGCACAGCCACTGAAGTTTCTAACCCGTTCTCAGCCGCCGTTCGACGCGGCGACGTACAGAGCGCTGATTGCCCGTCCCGTGAGGTACTCAAGCACATGACTAGCCGCTGGGGCGTGCTGGTTCTGGTAATGCTGTTGGGCGGGATGCACCGCTTCAGCGGGCTACGACGCAAGATAGGTGGAGTGAGCGAGAAGATGCTTTCGCAGACCCTCCAGGGGCTTGAGTTTGATGGACTTATCGAGCGTAAATCACTACCCGTAGTACCGCCTCATGTGGAGTACAGTCTGACCCCAATGGGTCAAGAGGCTGCGCAGCACATTGAAGGAATGGTTGACTGGATCGAAGAAAACCTTCCGAGAATAATGTCTCATCGTCGTGAGGTTGGAAACTTTGCGCCGAGAAACCCTGGCTGA
- a CDS encoding nuclear transport factor 2 family protein: MISSEIHLSSLHLNQTYWACADGRADKAVQLLFTPTGRLQLGALDLVGRDQIEKFFTERTRENQSSGRITRHFSSGFAPEVVSSERMLVRSVVMVFAGSGSLPLPSDTPSTIADVDDVLVLSATGEWLFESRLIRPIFVGASAAKFAQRT, encoded by the coding sequence ATGATCTCTTCCGAGATACACCTCTCTTCGCTTCACCTAAATCAAACTTACTGGGCATGCGCGGATGGACGCGCAGACAAAGCTGTTCAGCTTTTGTTTACCCCTACTGGAAGGCTCCAACTGGGGGCGCTTGATTTGGTCGGACGAGATCAAATCGAGAAATTCTTCACAGAACGCACCCGCGAAAACCAATCATCAGGCCGGATAACCCGGCACTTTTCCAGCGGCTTCGCTCCAGAGGTAGTGAGCAGCGAACGCATGCTTGTGAGATCCGTCGTGATGGTTTTCGCAGGTTCCGGATCCTTACCGCTGCCCTCCGACACGCCTTCGACCATTGCTGATGTGGATGACGTGCTGGTGCTGTCCGCAACTGGAGAATGGCTGTTTGAAAGCCGATTGATTAGGCCAATTTTCGTCGGTGCATCAGCGGCCAAATTTGCTCAGCGAACTTAA
- a CDS encoding 3-keto-5-aminohexanoate cleavage protein: protein MNKKVIITCAVTGSIHTPSMSPYLPVTPDEIATAALEAAEAGAAIVHLHARDPSDGRPTQDVGLFRQFVPRIKDSSDVIINITTGGSPTMSVEERLQPALQLKPEIASLNMGSMNFGLYEMLGRFKEFKHDWEQPYLAGSEDRVFKNTFKDIAYILQSCSENQTRFEIECYDIGHLYTAAHFLERGLLKPPLFIQSVFGLRGGIGGHAEDILQMRRTADRLFGKDYVWSVLGAGRGQMPIAAISASIGGNVRVGLEDSLWESPGQLATSSASQVKRVRTIIEALSLEVATPEEARQMLQLKGRNSVAF, encoded by the coding sequence ATGAACAAGAAAGTTATTATCACGTGTGCGGTGACCGGATCTATTCACACGCCGTCAATGTCACCGTACTTGCCTGTAACACCGGATGAAATTGCGACAGCGGCGTTGGAGGCAGCGGAAGCAGGTGCCGCTATTGTTCACTTGCACGCACGCGATCCATCAGACGGTAGACCTACCCAGGACGTAGGTCTGTTCCGTCAATTTGTTCCTAGAATCAAGGACAGCTCAGATGTAATCATCAATATCACCACTGGTGGCTCGCCAACCATGTCGGTGGAAGAGCGCTTACAGCCGGCTCTTCAGCTAAAACCTGAGATTGCTTCTCTCAACATGGGCTCCATGAACTTTGGTCTCTACGAAATGCTTGGTCGTTTCAAAGAATTCAAACATGACTGGGAGCAACCTTATCTCGCCGGAAGTGAAGATCGGGTCTTCAAAAATACATTTAAAGACATTGCTTATATTCTTCAGTCTTGCAGCGAGAATCAAACCCGCTTTGAAATTGAATGCTATGACATCGGACACCTGTACACCGCTGCGCACTTTTTGGAACGCGGCCTGCTTAAACCACCACTGTTCATTCAGTCAGTATTCGGGCTTCGAGGCGGCATCGGCGGCCACGCTGAAGATATCTTGCAAATGCGTCGTACGGCTGATCGCCTATTTGGAAAAGACTATGTGTGGTCGGTTCTAGGGGCAGGCAGAGGACAGATGCCGATTGCAGCTATTTCTGCATCCATTGGTGGAAACGTCCGTGTTGGCCTAGAGGACTCACTCTGGGAGTCTCCTGGTCAACTTGCAACATCCAGTGCGTCACAGGTGAAACGAGTTCGCACGATCATCGAGGCTTTATCGCTTGAAGTAGCAACACCAGAAGAAGCGCGACAAATGCTGCAATTGAAAGGCCGAAATTCAGTCGCGTTTTAG
- a CDS encoding glycine cleavage T C-terminal barrel domain-containing protein, whose amino-acid sequence MSKASDYRAFTAVVPHYASTTTGNTPEYTGWMDEQMSWKSTCYMGDWSFVPQIRIKGPDALKLFTELSTNSFDSMPLNRAKHCIQCNEEGKVISEGVLFRHAEDDFEYQCGTPQWVYYHLKSKGYDAQASFPVSYKMQISGPNALGLCEKLAGESLRDVKFMYTKKGKVKNLDVTFLRQGMAGEIGFELQGPITQRDELVAAVMELAPEFGMRRLGARNLMINHLEACYPTGSMHFYNALSDKSRQDYLDFMADDKNLPDEWRGTPFETVLRFNFSGAFTGSWDGDELSDLYRSPVEMGWGKNISFDHDFIGRKALEIELETPRRKVVTLEFNSDDVKAVHASLFSDGEVYRQFEYPDIPHQMAWTDLILKDDKTVGHATHPGYSLYFRKVLALSFIDVAYAEPGTEVEVLWGDPGTPQIKLRATVARAPYKQDTRRADLTKL is encoded by the coding sequence ATGTCTAAAGCTTCTGATTATCGCGCCTTCACCGCTGTAGTGCCTCATTATGCGTCCACCACCACTGGAAATACCCCTGAGTATACCGGGTGGATGGATGAACAGATGTCGTGGAAAAGCACTTGTTATATGGGGGACTGGTCGTTCGTCCCGCAGATCCGTATCAAAGGCCCCGACGCACTGAAACTGTTCACCGAGCTCTCTACTAACAGTTTTGACAGTATGCCTCTTAACCGCGCCAAGCATTGCATCCAATGCAATGAGGAAGGGAAAGTCATTTCTGAGGGTGTGTTGTTTCGACACGCCGAGGACGATTTCGAGTACCAATGCGGTACCCCCCAATGGGTTTACTACCACCTCAAATCGAAGGGTTACGACGCGCAAGCCAGTTTCCCAGTCAGCTATAAAATGCAAATTTCCGGGCCAAACGCGTTAGGACTTTGTGAAAAGCTCGCGGGCGAAAGCCTGAGAGACGTCAAATTCATGTACACCAAGAAGGGTAAGGTGAAAAACCTCGATGTTACCTTCCTGCGCCAAGGCATGGCCGGTGAAATAGGTTTCGAGTTACAGGGCCCAATCACGCAACGGGATGAATTGGTTGCGGCGGTCATGGAACTGGCCCCAGAGTTCGGCATGCGCCGCTTGGGCGCGAGAAATCTGATGATCAACCACCTTGAAGCTTGCTACCCCACTGGGAGCATGCACTTCTACAACGCGCTGTCAGATAAAAGTCGTCAGGATTACCTAGACTTCATGGCCGATGATAAGAATTTGCCGGACGAATGGCGGGGCACGCCATTTGAGACGGTTTTGCGATTCAATTTTTCTGGCGCATTCACAGGAAGTTGGGACGGTGATGAGCTCTCTGATTTGTACCGCAGTCCCGTCGAAATGGGCTGGGGCAAAAATATTTCGTTTGATCATGATTTCATTGGGCGTAAAGCACTAGAGATTGAACTTGAGACTCCCCGTCGCAAAGTCGTCACTCTGGAGTTCAATAGTGACGACGTGAAGGCCGTCCATGCGTCTTTGTTCAGCGATGGTGAAGTCTATCGTCAGTTCGAATATCCAGATATTCCGCATCAGATGGCATGGACAGATCTGATCCTCAAAGACGACAAAACCGTGGGTCATGCCACACACCCTGGCTATAGCCTTTACTTCCGCAAAGTGCTTGCGCTTAGTTTCATCGATGTCGCATACGCCGAGCCTGGTACTGAAGTTGAGGTTTTGTGGGGCGATCCAGGTACGCCACAGATCAAACTTCGAGCTACCGTTGCACGTGCTCCTTACAAGCAAGACACTCGCCGAGCCGACCTGACCAAGCTCTGA
- the purU gene encoding formyltetrahydrofolate deformylase — MAAPDKPKNEKTYILNATCKATKGIVAAVTSFLAENDCYICSLEQFDDESTERFFMRALFKPEAAAPRLDELKDGFVDIAERLGMSWNFFDPSLPVKTVIMVSKFDHCLDDLLYRRRKGDLNMEITAVVSNHQELRPMAEREGIRFVHLPVNSDNKAQQEARLVEIVEETQSELVILARYMQILSNELTAELAGKCINIHHSFLPGFKGAMPYHQAFERGVKQIGATAHYVTSDLDEGPIIDQVVTRVDHSYKPQELVRVGRDNECMALAAAVKYHIERRVFVDGNKTIVFQGS; from the coding sequence ATGGCTGCGCCAGATAAGCCAAAAAACGAAAAGACGTACATATTGAATGCTACCTGCAAAGCGACTAAAGGTATTGTCGCGGCAGTTACTTCTTTTCTTGCGGAAAATGATTGCTATATCTGCTCCCTTGAGCAATTCGATGATGAATCGACTGAACGTTTCTTCATGCGCGCACTGTTTAAGCCTGAGGCTGCGGCGCCTAGACTTGACGAACTCAAAGACGGTTTTGTAGATATTGCTGAGCGGCTGGGTATGTCTTGGAACTTCTTTGATCCAAGCCTTCCAGTTAAAACCGTAATCATGGTGTCGAAGTTCGACCACTGCTTGGATGACCTGCTATACCGCCGCCGTAAGGGTGATCTCAACATGGAGATCACCGCAGTGGTATCGAACCATCAGGAACTGCGACCCATGGCTGAGCGAGAAGGTATTCGCTTTGTTCATCTCCCTGTGAACTCAGACAACAAGGCGCAGCAGGAAGCTCGCTTAGTTGAAATTGTTGAGGAGACGCAATCGGAGCTGGTGATCCTAGCTCGGTATATGCAAATTCTCTCAAATGAACTTACCGCTGAGCTCGCTGGAAAGTGCATTAACATTCACCATTCGTTCTTGCCTGGTTTCAAAGGCGCTATGCCCTATCACCAAGCTTTCGAACGAGGTGTGAAGCAGATTGGCGCCACGGCGCACTATGTAACATCCGATCTTGACGAAGGGCCAATCATCGATCAAGTCGTCACGCGTGTTGATCACAGCTACAAGCCACAAGAACTGGTTCGGGTTGGACGCGACAATGAGTGTATGGCTCTAGCGGCAGCTGTGAAGTACCACATTGAGCGCCGAGTTTTTGTCGATGGTAACAAGACAATAGTGTTCCAAGGGAGCTGA
- the folD gene encoding bifunctional methylenetetrahydrofolate dehydrogenase/methenyltetrahydrofolate cyclohydrolase FolD — MTARIIDGKALSSKLRLAFRTRVSKLADQDIRPGLAVILLGDNAASRVYVRNKINACDDCGIRSFPHLLPPDTTQDQLLEIIDKLNGNDDVHGILVQLPLPSHIDMRTILEAIAVDKDVDGFHLYNVGSLVVGNSIFPPCTPYGVQLLLDTTGIDVAGKNVVVVGASNIVGKPMALMLLQKEATVTVCHAKTRDLAQYTILADILIVAAGVPGLITGQLVKRDAIVIDVGINKLPDGRIVGDVDFASVKERASWVTPVPGGVGPMTVTMLIENTLRSAERRLGIGRGIGSEGWDAASH; from the coding sequence ATGACTGCCAGGATTATCGATGGCAAAGCGTTATCATCGAAGCTACGACTAGCATTTCGAACTCGAGTTTCTAAACTGGCCGATCAAGATATTCGACCTGGTTTAGCTGTTATTCTTTTAGGGGATAATGCCGCGTCTCGGGTGTATGTAAGAAATAAAATTAATGCGTGCGATGATTGTGGCATCAGGTCATTCCCTCACTTGCTGCCTCCGGATACTACGCAAGATCAGCTGCTTGAAATTATAGACAAGCTCAATGGGAATGACGACGTACATGGCATACTCGTCCAACTGCCTTTGCCATCTCATATCGACATGAGAACGATCCTAGAGGCAATTGCTGTGGACAAGGATGTTGATGGTTTTCATCTATACAATGTCGGAAGCTTGGTTGTTGGCAACAGCATATTTCCACCCTGCACGCCTTATGGCGTTCAGCTGCTTTTGGATACAACTGGGATTGATGTCGCAGGTAAAAATGTTGTTGTTGTAGGTGCTTCGAACATCGTTGGAAAACCTATGGCACTTATGCTTCTACAGAAAGAAGCCACGGTTACGGTGTGTCATGCCAAAACACGCGATCTAGCCCAATACACCATCCTGGCGGACATTCTAATCGTTGCGGCGGGCGTGCCAGGGCTCATCACTGGCCAGCTGGTCAAACGCGATGCAATAGTCATTGATGTAGGCATTAACAAGCTGCCTGACGGGCGTATTGTGGGCGATGTCGATTTCGCTTCCGTGAAAGAACGTGCTTCCTGGGTTACACCAGTGCCAGGTGGAGTAGGCCCGATGACGGTCACAATGTTGATCGAAAACACATTACGGTCTGCTGAACGCCGCCTGGGAATTGGTCGAGGCATTGGCTCTGAAGGGTGGGACGCAGCATCACACTAA
- a CDS encoding alpha/beta fold hydrolase, with translation MSQSIDRKSVVLIHGWGGSAQSVWNANGWFDLLRNSGFDPVGIDLPGHGDALRSHDPAQYADLASEVMAQLPNDQALLGIGYSLGCKILLEIEARQPGRFTALVLGGLGGNVFAPEALGTVVAQCLEEGIPEDSPPVAKMLARYGVSAGNDPLAIAACLRREPNPVLTPERLQAVECPVLLVSGDADTVAYPVDLLADSITHSSVEILTGIDHLHLPENKDFMAAALRFLAAS, from the coding sequence ATGTCTCAATCGATTGATCGTAAATCTGTTGTACTCATCCACGGTTGGGGCGGATCGGCCCAATCCGTGTGGAACGCCAACGGCTGGTTTGACCTGCTTCGTAACTCTGGATTCGATCCAGTGGGTATAGATCTGCCCGGACACGGTGACGCCCTTCGGTCACACGATCCTGCACAGTATGCGGATCTCGCGAGTGAGGTTATGGCCCAACTGCCCAACGACCAAGCTTTACTCGGAATCGGGTACTCGTTGGGCTGTAAAATATTGCTCGAGATCGAAGCAAGGCAGCCCGGACGGTTTACTGCACTTGTCCTCGGTGGATTGGGCGGGAACGTATTTGCACCGGAAGCTCTAGGTACAGTCGTTGCCCAATGCCTAGAAGAAGGGATTCCAGAGGATTCCCCGCCGGTGGCAAAAATGCTCGCCCGTTATGGTGTTTCTGCGGGTAATGATCCACTCGCGATTGCCGCATGCTTAAGACGAGAGCCTAACCCTGTATTGACCCCCGAACGGCTTCAGGCGGTGGAGTGCCCTGTGCTGCTTGTCTCAGGCGACGCAGACACGGTCGCATATCCCGTTGATCTGCTTGCCGACTCTATTACGCATTCATCGGTAGAAATCCTGACCGGCATTGACCATCTGCATCTTCCTGAGAACAAAGATTTTATGGCCGCTGCACTTCGATTTTTGGCTGCAAGCTAG
- a CDS encoding HpcH/HpaI aldolase/citrate lyase family protein: protein MLHSGNARIRSMLVQGGGSKNNQGNLLMNSIKASFRQQLRATDRALLGTFIKSPSPQAIEILGDLGFDFVIIDAEHAPFDRGTVDHLLLAAKASGIAALVRIAETSTSHILSPLDSGAAGVIAPHIDSVEKAKALVAESRYSKGRGFSNSPRAGGYGQRTIWQHVDQADDEVIVIGMIEDPKAVSNIDEILGVDGLDAVFIGRGDMAVALNDREPGAPVVQEATSKVISAAVKAGKAVFLLASTPQEAAEFYSRGVGAFVISSDQGFLRTAAAQALSAFADSNSART from the coding sequence ATGCTGCATTCAGGTAATGCGCGCATCAGATCGATGCTCGTTCAAGGTGGCGGTTCCAAAAACAATCAAGGCAACCTACTTATGAACTCCATTAAGGCAAGTTTTCGGCAACAACTGAGGGCAACAGATCGCGCACTGCTCGGCACTTTCATTAAATCTCCGTCCCCCCAAGCAATTGAAATCCTCGGGGATCTCGGCTTTGATTTCGTGATTATTGATGCGGAGCACGCGCCATTTGATAGAGGAACAGTTGATCATCTACTGCTGGCAGCTAAAGCCAGCGGTATCGCAGCGTTGGTCAGGATAGCCGAGACGTCTACCAGCCACATTCTATCTCCACTTGATTCCGGAGCCGCCGGCGTAATAGCCCCGCATATAGATTCGGTGGAAAAAGCGAAAGCTTTGGTGGCTGAGAGCCGCTACAGCAAGGGTCGTGGCTTTTCGAATTCGCCTCGCGCAGGCGGCTATGGACAGAGAACGATATGGCAGCACGTTGATCAAGCTGATGATGAGGTCATCGTGATCGGCATGATTGAAGACCCCAAAGCCGTATCCAACATCGACGAAATTCTCGGTGTGGATGGACTAGACGCTGTGTTCATCGGGCGTGGGGATATGGCGGTTGCTCTCAATGATCGGGAACCAGGTGCGCCAGTGGTTCAGGAGGCGACCTCCAAGGTGATCAGTGCAGCTGTTAAAGCTGGGAAAGCGGTATTTCTCTTGGCCTCAACACCGCAGGAGGCGGCAGAGTTTTACTCTCGAGGCGTTGGAGCTTTCGTCATATCGTCTGACCAAGGCTTTCTTCGCACGGCTGCCGCTCAGGCGCTCAGCGCGTTCGCCGATTCCAATTCTGCCAGAACCTAA